The genomic segment TGCGGGTTTATTCGGCTGCTGAACGCCGGTCTCCTTGGTTTGATTTTGTCGGTCGGTTGTCGGGCGGATTCGTTTCTCCAAACCGATTCGGATTTGTATGTGAAGTCGCTGAAAACGGCGGAGCCGGTCTCTCCGGACGTGTCGTGCACGGAGACCGGGATTCAAGCCGTGTTTTATCAAGGGATTCGCTCCAAGATCAAAGTAGTCGGTGagaaatttattattattattattattattattattattattattattattaatataagcGGTGTTTTATCAAAGGATTCGCTCCAAGATCAAAGTAGTCGGTGagaaatttattattattattattattattattaatataagcGGTGTTTTATCAAAGGATTCGCTCCAAGATCAAAGTAGTCggtgagaaattattattatttattattattattattattattattattattattattaatttcttagcagatgcccttatccagggcgacttacaattgtcacaagatatcacattatttttacatacaattccccatttatacagttgggtttttactggagcaatctaggtaaagtaccttgctcaagggtacagcagcagtgtcccccacctgggattgaacccacgaccctccggtcaagagtccagagccctgaccgctactccacactgctgcccactgctaAAGAGTAACGTTTTCTACCAAGTCTTTTTGTGTAAATTGgtattttattactgtttatCATAATcggtgtttttttgggggggggggggggtaaattcaaattttgttgccatggtaacaccGGTTTATTTCTTTTCAAATCTAATCACGTGCTGGCGAGGTCGTTTTTCCCGCCTAGTCGATGACGTCACGATCTGCGATTCCTGTCTGGTTTTTAAAACCTTCAACAGGTATCGTGGTGTCGGGTCGAGTTatcggttttattatttttatgtaattcacattttaattatattacaaatgacaaaaaaaatctacaaattgtggGTCATGTTTATTTAAGTATTCAACCTATCGCGTTTCACTTTCAtagatgtgtttttataatgctGTAGGGGGAAGGGGATGGtccaaaaatatgattttaaacaaGATTACtggcttttattttatataattatcGGGATGAGGCTTATAATTCGTCTGTGCCTTTGTACCCCCCGACTTTTACaaactaaaatgtaataattTGATACCTGTTAACCCAGTCTCAATCGCATCTGAGAAACGCTGTGTTCCtaataaaattgattttattaatgtgtttattattaaacgaCTAAATTTGGCGTTTTAAATAGtcggtgtgtttttatttcaaagcagaagcgactcccaGCTTTATTTATGTAAATACCAAGGAACGCAGAACGCTTGTTGTAAAAGTCTCTAGCCTGTTTATTTAATTGTAGCTTTTAATAAGGCTCATTAACTTGTTGCTATCTCGTTTCTACGTCCTGCTTGATCATCAGATTTAAGGTTTGACCAATTTTAgtttcacagaaaacaaaactaaagtcATTTTGCTGCGTGTTTCTCGGTGTGATTGAGACACGGGTGGATCAATGGCCTTCTTAAAGCAGAATAGAGAAACACGGTACAATACAAACCATAAGAAgcgctttttaatatatatttattttaattgtttttttgtgtgatcCCAGATTTGTTAGGAGAAGCGGTGAAAGTCAACAACGTTCAGTCTGCGTGTCAAACCGAAGCGATGACGCAGGCTGACGGCACCGTCACTTTCAGGACCGCGTACGATGGCTGTTACGTCAGAAAAGACGTAAGAGAACTTCAATAATGTTGCGTTAACTGTGAACCTGTCTTTAAATCGCTGTTGCTGTTGCGTTTGTATaatgctgtgtttgtgttgctctaaaaagagtgcaaagaagagcaaccagaattatcccgggtttaaaaggcatgtcgtatacagacaggctaaaagaattgaatctattcagtcttgaacaaagaagactacgcggtgatctgattcaagcattcaaaatcctagaaggtatagacaatgtcgacccaggggacttttacaacctgaaaaaagaaacaaggaccagggggtcacaaattagataaaggggcattcagaacagaaaataggaggcacttttttacacagagaattgtgagggtctggaaccaactccccagtaatgttgttgaagctgacaccctgggatccttcaagaagctgcttgatgagattctgggatcaataagctactaacatccaaacgagcaagatgggctgaatggggggggggggcctccTCGTTTGGAAACTTGTGTTCTAAACCTTGTTATGCTTCAGACTGCAGCGACCCCTAGTGGTCGGGCGGTGGTAGTGAGGGTATGGTATTTATTGCATTGCCCAGGGTTACGGAGCCACGTTTTAGATAATGGCTGAGTGCGATATAGTGAGTGTTCAGgggtgggaatcagactcctattgcacagcagtgtgatccagtccaggttttactgctaccagcttgatcagcccccagtgtgtctagctaacaagctcaggtgtgtcttattaaactcctagtgaaaccagaactggatcacactgctgttcagcgggagtctgattcccagccctgtagatagactttggttgaaggaggtttgtagctgattttatagtgaagagagctacaggatattgctgggaactgtgggatatttagacagagagatcagggatgggaatcagactcctatcccacagcagtgtgatccagtccaggttttactgctaccagcttgatcaacccccagtgtgtctagctaacaagctcaggtgtgtctgatttattaaactcctagtgaaaccaggactggatcacactgctgtgcagcgggagtctgattcccatctttCTCTCCTTGCAGGCTGATTCGTTCGTGGTGATTTTGGAGGTACGCTTGATAACCGGGGGACCCCCTCTCCGAATTCACATCTCCTGTCCCATATTCTTAATGGACAGTCCAGGTCAGTCCaactgtctgtctccctgtccctCTGCATTGCATGTGTTAActatcatttcaatattaataatactagacttcattgaggggagctctgaaccccaggactgggtgcagcagcagcagggctagtgtgagtttgtaaccctgctcaaactcctggctcctgatcatttcaatattaataatactagacttcattgaggggagctctgaaccccaggactgggtgcagcagcagcagcagggctagtgtgagtttgtaaccctgctcaaactcctggctcctgatcatttcaatattaataatactagacttcattgaggggagctctgaacccctggacggtgcagcagggctagtgtgaggcTTTTAATAAGATGCTCTGTACATTTTTCTTATTTCAGTTTCTGCAGATGGCTGCAATACCCCCTCTGAACTGCAGGTGGCATGTGGACCCCAGGGTGTCTCCCCAACCGCCTGTCACAATCTGGGCTGCTGTTTCAACCATGAGGAGACGAGCTGTTACTACAGACTGAACGGTCTGTGGCTGATCATGCAATCTTGTGTCGCATAATCAATTTTATTTTCCCAGTTGAATTTCAAGTTTGTCACACAATCGCTGTTGTGTTTTCAAATAATTAGTTCTATAGTATTATGAATTGGTCAATTAAGaggctactccacactgcttattattattattattattattattattattattaatgagttgTTCAGCGGAggctttttctccaaagcgacttccagagactaggggggtgaactctgcatcatcaactgctgctgctgctgctgcagagtcacttccaataggagctcgtttgtttgacgtctcatccgaaggacggagcacaaggaggtgaagcgactcgctcagggacacacacgcacacacacacacacacagggagtcagtggctgctgcagagtcacttccaataggagcttgtttgtttgacgtctcatccgaaggacggagcacaaggaggtgaagcgactcgctcagggtcacacacgcaCAGGgatcagtggctgagccaggatttgaacctcctggtatcgagaccccatTTCTCGAACCCGCTgggtccacacagcctccttttttaTTAGCGTGAAGGAAATTCTAGTTTGTTTTTGTAGTTCCTGCAGCGTAACTTAGCTAACAAAACAAATATctgacctttttttaatttattttgattatctgcTACCCAGAATGCACCAGGGACGGTCAGTTTATCTTCCTGGTGCGACAGACTGACACGGTGCCCGCTCTGAGATTGGACACGGTGGAGGTGAAAGGTCAGGGGTCGTGCGCCCCGGTGGTGAACACTGGTACTGCGCTGGTCTTTATGTTTCCTGTGACAGAGTGTGGGGCGAGGAGAACGGTGAGAGAATTGGggatattaaattaattaatgctTTGGTatacaagccccccccccccctgtaaaAATAAAGGACAGTAAAGATAATTAACCAGCCCCCGCCCCCCCTATCCCACGCTGCCCTGTTTCACAGGAGACTTCAGGAGAGCTGGTGTACATGGTTGAAGTGACTGCAGAGCCCGAGATTGAGACTGGAGGATTCGGACCCGTGACCAGAGACAGCTACCTGCGGTGAGGAAGCAGAGACACACCTGTGTGTTCTGACCACAGCGAATTTTCACTTAATCACTGTGTAGAATGAGCTTGCTGGCAAGGactgcagctcccagcatgcctctgcacccgcagcaatggtgaggcatgctgggagctgtagttctttatgctgtggtctcgtatcacaagcgatacagacctctattacgatacatcatgtacagctgtgggcaaaagtttagcagcatcaccctctatatagaatgaactgattcagcttcatagagtccaatgaaagctgctgaataatgttcccttgttaacatattgaattccaccccctctatatagaatgaactccctcagcttcatagagtccaatgaaagctgctgaataatgttcccttgttaacatattgaattccaccccctctatatagaatgaactccctcagcttcatagagtccagtgaaagctgctgaataatgttctcttgttaacatattgaattccaccccctctatatagaatgaactccctcagcttcatagagtccaatgaaagctgctgaataatgttcccttgttaacatattgaattccaccccctctatatagaatgaactgattcagcttcatagagtccaatgaaagctgctgaataatgttcccttgttaacatattgaattacacccccagcgctttgtagttttccagatactgaacaGAAAAACTGACATGAAATCCTACTGGCCTGCGATTCTGGTTTCTGGTATAGTCTTTAAGAGTGTGTTGTGATCTCGGTGTGTTGATTCTGGTTTCTGGTATAGTCTTTAAGAGTGTGTTGTGATCTCGGTGTGTTGATTCTGGTTTCTGGTATAGTCTTTAAGAGTGTGTTGTGATCTCGGTGTGTTGATTCGGTGTTTGTTTGAAGTGTCTGGTTGTTTTTCGTCTCCGAAGGCTGCAGCTGCAGTGTCGGTATTCCCACTCGGAGATGGAGACTCGCACGATGTCCGTGCTCGACCTGCCCCCCCAGCAGCCGGCCACTAGCTTCGGGAACGTTACCGTGGAGATGAGGGTCGCCAAGGGTAgggactcactcactcactctctctctctctctctctctctctcccccctctcctccagaTTTGggtagtgtgtgtctctctcacctctctcctttctctcccctcctccaGATTTGggtagtgtgtgtctctctcacctctctcctttctctcccctcCAGATTTGGGTAGTgtgtctctctcacctctctcctttctctcccctcctccaGATTTGggtagtgtgtgtctctctcacctctctcctttctctcccctcCAGATTTGGGTAGTgtgtctctctcacctctctcctttctctcccctcctccaGATTTGggtagtgtgtgtctctctcacctctctcctttctctcccctcctccaGATTTGggtagtgtgtgtctctctcacctctctcctttctctcccctcCAGATTTGGGTAGTgtgtctctctcacctctctcctttctctcccctcctccaGATTTGggtagtgtgtgtctctctcacctctctcctttctctcccctcCAGATTTGggtagtgtgtgtctctcacctctctcctttctctcccctcctccaGATTTGGgtagtgtgtctctctctccctgtctcctctctctcctctctcctctcctccagaATTGAATAGTGTGTGTCTCTCCCTGTCTTTCTGTCCCTCCTCTCTCGCCTCTCCTCCAGAATTGAATAGTGTGTCTCTCcctgtctttctgtctctcctctcctccaaaATTGAATAGTGTGTCTCTCcctgtctttctgtctctcctctcctccagaATTGAATAGTGTGTCTCTCCCTGTCTTtctgtccctcctctctctcctctcctccagaATTGAAtagtctctctctcgctctctccctcttttCCCCCTCCTTCAGAATTCAAGACTGTCTcattcagagtttttttttaaatatataacatggTCTCAAACCTATAATTATTCTGATGCAATGTGTATTCAACTTGTGTTTAGAATAGCAGGCTAGTAAGTTTGGTTTAGTCTTTCCAGCTCTGTACTGATGTGCTAGTACAACCATTTTAAAtctgtctccctctctgtgtccttcaattcaatggtgcttttattggcatgacttaatAGCAgatgttgccaaagcaattataaaaTGCATACGTGTATACATTTATATCTATCTCAAACTCTCTCTTCTCCACACAGACTCCTCGTTCACTCGCTTCTTCCCCagctcctctctccctctcactcgcTCCCTGAGGGATCCCATCTTCGTGGAGGTCCGCATCCTGCCCCCGGCGAGCCCGGCTCTCTCCCTGATCCTGCGCGACTGTTTCGCCTACCCGAGCTCCCAACAGAGCCTCTGGATGCTGCTCTACGACGGGTGAGGGATCGAGCGGGCTGCTGTGTGCTCCTACCACCAGGGGGCAGTGATGAGTAACTGGAAGTCTCTGacttcaacggcaaacgtttccactagaagtctctctcagcgtcttcagtgtaaattcaatggcaaacgtttctgctagaagtctctctcagcgtcttcagtgtaaattcaatggcaaacgtttccactagaagtctctctcagcgtcttcagtgtaaattcaatggcaaacgtttccactagaagtctctctcagcgtcttcagtgtaaattcaacggcaaacgtttccgctagaagtctctctcagcgtcttcagtgtaaattcaatggcaaatgtttccactagaagtctctctcagcgtcttcagtgtaaattcaatggcaaacgtttcctctagaagtctctcagggtcttcagtgtaaattcaacggcaaacgtttccactagaagtctctctcagggtcttcagtgtaaattcaacagcaaacgtttccactagaagtctctctcagcgtcttcagtgtaaattcaatggcaaacgtttccactagaagtctctctcagcgtcttcagtgtaaattcaatggcaaatgtttcctctagaagtctctctcagcgtcttcagtgtaaattcaatggcaaacgtttccactagaagtctctctgtgcgttgtttcttctctctctctctcctctgtagTTGTCCGAATTACATGGACCCGTTCCGCAGCACTTTGCTTCGCGTAAACTCCATCGATCAGCCGTCTCACTACCAGAGATTCAACGTCAAAGCGTTCACCTTCATCGACCTGCAGACTGGGGGCGCCAGTGAGGAAGAGGTACAGTACCCCCAGTCTCcccaatatcctgtagctctcttcactataaaatcagctacaaacctccttcaaccaaagtctatctacagggctgggaatcagactcccgctgcacagcagtgtgatccagtcctggtttcact from the Acipenser ruthenus unplaced genomic scaffold, fAciRut3.2 maternal haplotype, whole genome shotgun sequence genome contains:
- the LOC117432729 gene encoding zona pellucida sperm-binding protein 4-like; this encodes MTGACGFIRLLNAGLLGLILSVGCRADSFLQTDSDLYVKSLKTAEPVSPDVSCTETGIQAVFYQGIRSKIKVVDLLGEAVKVNNVQSACQTEAMTQADGTVTFRTAYDGCYVRKDADSFVVILEVRLITGGPPLRIHISCPIFLMDSPVSADGCNTPSELQVACGPQGVSPTACHNLGCCFNHEETSCYYRLNECTRDGQFIFLVRQTDTVPALRLDTVEVKGQGSCAPVVNTGTALVFMFPVTECGARRTETSGELVYMVEVTAEPEIETGGFGPVTRDSYLRLQLQCRYSHSEMETRTMSVLDLPPQQPATSFGNVTVEMRVAKDSSFTRFFPSSSLPLTRSLRDPIFVEVRILPPASPALSLILRDCFAYPSSQQSLWMLLYDGCPNYMDPFRSTLLRVNSIDQPSHYQRFNVKAFTFIDLQTGGASEEEMYFYCWVEVCNRDSESCVSKCLPDSNPSPRTGNVSLTKRELVSDPDTALVSLGPIVLVQTEATVQSRGQTEAPKYSTVSAFLSFYSLSAVCSAAVFFLVFSAAAAVLCRGARKGRGLADRVAVETET